The nucleotide window TTCTCAACAGGACAAAAAGCTAGACAGAGTCATGATAGACTTGAATTTGTGATAGAGAACCAGAGTTGCACACCATCAGCAAAGTTGAAAAACAAAGATCGAAATACCAGACAACGCCAATGAACGAAGAAGAACCAGAATCACCATCGATGCTAGCATCCTTCGGCATTGTAGCAGGAgtaggagcaggagcaggagcaaaAGAAGTGTCGCATGTGAAGGCGTGGAGAAAGAATGGTGAGATGAGAAAGAGTGAGAGATGAGAAGGGGAATATAGAGAGAATCGTGAGATGAGATGAGGAAATAGAGAGAGAATTGTGAGATGAGAGGGAGAGATATGAGAGGAGGAAATAGAGTGAGAATGGGTTTGAAGGGGTTTTTGATTTATATTATAGATGTATAGTGCTTCCGTTGACAATTTGCTTGTGACAATTAACTGCAATTCACTTTATTTCCAGGCACATTACTCGTGAGTGGTTAGGAGGTCCACTCCACGTGGGCTTTAGCAGCGGCATGCACCTCCCAATATGGAACAAGTCTTAATATGAAAGTGTTAAATATCCTAAAAATTCTTTTCTCAAATCTTCCCAATTCCACATCGCATTGCTACCTAGGCATATTGACATGGAAAGTATGCTTACATGGAACATTATTTGAAATTCAATCttccctcttctctctcccacttctctttttgtttaaaatttgaaaatcaaactccTTTTATCTCTCACTTCCCCCTCTCACCCACTTTCATTATTTCATATTCTCTCTCATTTAGCTAACTATACATTTAAAGCATATATACACGAAATACATTGAAATGAAAGCATTGTAACTCACATTCAAATAGTAACATAAAGCATCATATACACAAATTACACTGAAAATGAAACAACGCTACTCATTTATTTAAGACAAAAACAGTGCAATATTGTACATTGAAATGAAAACAGTACAATGGACACCAATTACATTGAGAAGAAAACAGTGCAACATCGTTGGAAACGTTGTTGGAGGTGGCCAGAGTTTGTTGATGGAGGTGGTTGAATGCTCGGATCgacaaattacattattttaaaacaatgtatttGCTCGTGTCACTGGATTCTGGTAGCAGCCTGGCCGAAAAATGGGTGAGTAGGGTGCGCCTCGATGTGTGGAGTCCAAATATGGGGTCGATTGTCGGAGACCTCGTTGGAGGTGGCCGAATCGACGTGTTTTGTGTCACAGCGACCTCCTCCTTTTGGTGCTTTTTTCCGACGATACAAACCACGATGGGTGGTGAGGAGGGTTGGAAAATGATCGTGGTGATCTGACGCTTCTGTTTGGTGGGTTCGATATCTCTGATCGGTAGCCCAACGGTGGGTGGCAATGGTTGtcgtgagagtgggagggagaaaatgagagaggacagagaaagagaagaaagagagagataggTGGGAGTGTTTATATAGACACTAAAGCTTAGGTGACATGCTGATGTGGAATGCTACATGGGATTAGAAAGAATTGGGACAAATATTGTTGGACTATTTAGCAGGATTGGTCTTAATATGCTCTTGAGCACCAAACGAGTGAGTGtaatgaaggaaagaaaataaaatgtacTCATGCAAGGAAAGTGTTTTGCGTTTTTTTAAAGTACATCATTTATGGCATAGCTatctttagagtgtgtttggattgagagattttaggggaagggaagagaatggaaagggaagagaaagaagggaagagaatagaagggaaaatacatttttcattctcatgtttggatagataaaaaaagaaaggaaagaaaagtagtataatttactagtttatcattattttttatgtttaagtgttatgttcaagggtaaaataaatttttaacatataaataatttaattagtaatctctcccttccaaatgactccattttgggaggaaagaatttttacaaaaatttaatgaaatcttccacccaaatccctccccttaattttttataaactatatccaaacaatgaaattaaaaagaaactcactttcttttctttttccttctctccaaattcctcaatccaaacacactcttagggttaattatactatTAGTCACCAAAAGATAGACGTCGTTCACTTTAGCATCGAaagattttttattacaaagtcGTCATCCATTATTCCAAAATGAGACATTTAAGAGACTCGGTCAAATTTCAGACTATTCTGATCATGGTCTCTGCTGATGTGGCAATAAGTCAACAATTATTGGTCAAAAATGCTTGCGTGAAAATTCCACCTAATTTTTCTAACaacaataattaataaaaaaaatgacatgtcattaaaaaaatctaaaaaaaaacattattctTCCTTCCCCTCTCCGCCTCTCTCATCTCTCCAAAAAATCTTACCATACCCATTTCTTTGAAATTCTTTGTTTGGAGTCTGATTTACAAAAGGTGAATTGAAGTTTGATTATCATCTTGTTAGCATAATCAAagcaaaagagaagaagaacaatcGATAATGCACATGAACATACCAACAAGAAGAGGCAAAGTGAAAAACAGAGTAACAATATGAAGTTGTTATGTTCTTACTGATGATTGAAAATTGAGAGGTCGGAGTGGTGGGTTTGCTTGGTTGAGGTGGTGGGTTTGCATGGTTGAGGTGGTTCGGTGAGTTGCTGGTGAGGGTTTGTGAAATTTGGGGATTTATTATTATgaatttagggtttttctttgttggaggagaagatgaggtgtaattttcattttttttaaataattgaaaaaattacACTTCATAATATATTTACCAATAAAATTCGACTAAATTCCACGTCAGCGGAAGCCCTACCAATTCTAATCGAATCCTTaaaatgtctcattttgaaacaatgGGTGACAACTTTATAACAAAGAAATATTTCGATGCTAAAAGTGAACGACGTCTATCTTTTAATgactaaaagtataattaacccgcTATCTCTTTATGTTGATGAGGTTGACaattaattatttgtatatataaataatgcaaCGTAATAACATTCATATCAGAGTTGAATTGACAATGAAATATAGGCGGATTATTTAGTAAACAATTGCAGTTTCACGTAACAGAGACTTtgcatgtaaaaaaaaaaaaatagacaatGAACGTGGAGCCCTAATCCTTCCAAACGGAGGTCGTAGGGGACTTGACATTAGGGTCGGTCAAAGTCCCCATCCACGCCGGTGGCAGCATCCCAGTTTGCTCATGAACAGTCTTAAACAACGGGGGCAACATCTTGTAAACACCAGCAACCTCCTTCATGGCGGCACCACCATCATCGCCACCACCGTTGGTCCACACACTAATCTTGGGCTGCAAACCACGCACAGCCTCAGCATTAATTTTAGCAATATCTTGAAACATTCCACCACTTATCATCAAGTAGTCCCTTAAAGCACCGTAGTCACCACCAAGTGAGCCGAGGAGGGTGCCAAGGTATGTTCCTTGGGCTTTGGCCATGGCAACAAGTCCTTCCGCCTCCTTTTGCTTCGCGTAGAGCTCACCATCCGCGACTTGTTGACGAGCAAAGAATGCTGCCTCTGCACTTGCCTTTTGTGCCTCtgcttccttttctttctgGTACAGAATTGCCTCCGCTGCCTTTTGTTTCTTATAAAGTTCCCAATTTGCCTCTTGAACCTTGGTTTCATACTCAACACTGGCTTTTGTAAGAAACTCTGCCTTGAGTTTTTCAGTCATAGTCAAGGCATTCATCATCTCAACCTCCCTCTGTAGCTCTGCCGCTCTGATCGCCACCGCCTTCTCCGACTCCACTTTCGCCACGTGTGCCTCCCTGGACCACCCAGCCTTCTTCTTTGCCAACTCAGCATCCGCCTCCGCAGCCTCCGCCTCTCTCTGATTCTCAAAAACCTTAACTTCAGTCCTCACTTTAATCTCCTCCTTCTTCCCCTCTCCAAGCCTCTGCGTCGAAATTATCTTCGTCTCCGCATCAATCGTCGCCGCATTCTGTGTGGTCTGTCCCTCCCTGAGCTTTGCCCCAACCTCTCCTTTCATCCTCGCCTCCGCCACATCGACTTTGGCCTGATTGGCCGCCTCCATCTGAGTCTTCTGCCCTAAGTAAGAGAAGTATTCATAACCAGGCACATCCACAAGCTGTTTCACATTGGCGTTGTAGATTATTAGACCAAATTGATCGAGTTCCAGCTGCACTTTTCCGAATACTTCTTGTTTGAACTCTTTAGTGCCTCTGAAGACCTCCTCCATGGTCATTGAAGCAGCGAGGACTCTCGTTTCTCCTTCAATTACTCCTTGAACGAGTTCAATGACGTGATGAGAATGCTTGTCGTGTGGAGCGATAAGTTGGGCGTACTTGAGGAGGCTCTCCTCGTCGTCGACGCGAGGACCGATTGTGAACACGGCAGGGAGGACAAAGGGGAGCTTCTCGACACTCATGGCTTGGACTTCGAAGGTGTAATTCACTGGCGAAACATCGAAGACCGTGCATGATTGGCCTGGGAGTATCCATCCCTTCTTCGCAAGCCTAATGTTTTTAATGCCGCCGCCGGTTATGGCCAGGTACTCCGACGGTCTCGCAACTCTATACATGATTCAGAGTTTCAGAAGACTCgagaaaacagagaagaagaagaagcagcagaAGAGAATATGTTCGTATCGTGAAGCTTACAAAGGAATAGCCTTTTATAGCACTCGTAATACATATCCAAATAATAGGATTGTTtgtaatacaatttttttttttaaaaatttggaaTATTATGgacttaaaaaaattaattagctTTGACTTtggcaaaaatatatatttagtcCTTTATaccttttatttcatttttgtccttaaaacTTTTTACTCTTAAAATTATCCCTCAATTATTCAAATGTACCCTATTCATCCCAAAATACCTAACTCTTCAAAATCaccaaatattttattatatagTTTAAGCACTAAAAGTGCTAGATATTAATAGTTTAGGGATAATATTATTCATGTTTGTCAAAGTTTTCCAACTAGGATTACTTCGATATGCCAAATAAATGTCACATTAGATTTTTCCAACTactctctcacttgaaggacgaaataGATACCTTTCAATAATTTAAGGATGaagttaagagcaaaaaaaaccTAATAATAAATGTGAAACTAGGGATATGGTTGAGGGaacaaatgttatattttgcccTTTGTCTTTACAAGAGGGTTTCCTCCATATCTTCCAATTGTCAAACTTCCTAAGTTGACCATAAGAAGTTGCTGGGAAATTGGGTTGTAACTAATCGAATATCGCTCCTCTACATGTTTATTCATGGTGGCATATTGTTTAACAGGAAAGTCGTTTCCAGGGATGTTTTTTAGTACTTTTTCTCTGTCATTGACGTAGTCAAATACTCTCGCAATTATGTAGTTGCTAATGAGATATATGAACCCAAACGCGGctgttcatttgtttttttttccttaaacaAGCATGAATTGAAAGGTTACTAGTTGTATGTTATTGCACCGAAACTTctttatacctttttttttggtaaccgagaacgTCAACTGATAAGTTTGCCCTTTAGACATCTCATATGTACTTAAACTCGAGTCATCAGGTTTGCGTGTAAAGAAATTCCCTACCTGAAGTGTATTGGTCCTAGTGAGAATCGAATTCAGAACCTCCCGAGTCCATAGATTTCACCCTAGAGAAATTTGTCAATTAgattatcacccaagtggttgaAAGTTAAAACTATTGTATACATATGCATGGTTCGAAGAATTGTATGTTGTCACAGTTTTTCATTGGTTAGTAAAAAATGAAGGCATTTctacaaataaacacaaaagattacattttttttttcaaggtgCTGCCTAGTTTTTCCAATCTCTCTTCAACTCAAGCAAACCTCGTTTAAGCATTGTTACCAAGTGAAAACAATTAACACAACAATTTTTAGATTAATTGTGGCCCTTCACGCAAGATACAAAATTAATTACCATGCAAAAATACATGttcaatatatataaagatagaAATTTGAGCAATTGTAAGTGGATATTATTAAAAGAGGGAGAGCAacaataaatatcatatagtttGTTTCATCATGATTAAGTATAGATATAATGACATCTTTGCACTAATCCACCAATTATCAATGATTAAATTTGCTTGATGAGTCATTAACCAATCGAAAATTGCTAATGACAactcaaattaatttttaaagttttaaaaaaaaggtaatgATATGGAAGCTGTGTACtgataaatgtataaaagtctatatataaacagtgttataggtagatatatacatatataagtctatatatatagttgtatatatatgtgtgtgtggtacgaaagtcaaagtaatagttatatatatagatatatatatgtatgtgtgtatatatatatgcaaaagtccaacgtaatagttatatgtatagatatatatgtatatgtatataagtgtctgacattaataaatgatctttttattgatatttcatgtatgcag belongs to Tripterygium wilfordii isolate XIE 37 chromosome 2, ASM1340144v1, whole genome shotgun sequence and includes:
- the LOC119980682 gene encoding flotillin-like protein 4, giving the protein MYRVARPSEYLAITGGGIKNIRLAKKGWILPGQSCTVFDVSPVNYTFEVQAMSVEKLPFVLPAVFTIGPRVDDEESLLKYAQLIAPHDKHSHHVIELVQGVIEGETRVLAASMTMEEVFRGTKEFKQEVFGKVQLELDQFGLIIYNANVKQLVDVPGYEYFSYLGQKTQMEAANQAKVDVAEARMKGEVGAKLREGQTTQNAATIDAETKIISTQRLGEGKKEEIKVRTEVKVFENQREAEAAEADAELAKKKAGWSREAHVAKVESEKAVAIRAAELQREVEMMNALTMTEKLKAEFLTKASVEYETKVQEANWELYKKQKAAEAILYQKEKEAEAQKASAEAAFFARQQVADGELYAKQKEAEGLVAMAKAQGTYLGTLLGSLGGDYGALRDYLMISGGMFQDIAKINAEAVRGLQPKISVWTNGGGDDGGAAMKEVAGVYKMLPPLFKTVHEQTGMLPPAWMGTLTDPNVKSPTTSVWKD